A window of the Lolium perenne isolate Kyuss_39 chromosome 7, Kyuss_2.0, whole genome shotgun sequence genome harbors these coding sequences:
- the LOC127314177 gene encoding uncharacterized protein, translated as MGQAQQIHPSPPQPSPPPPCRRRRPGANPVGWEHGGRGLGAWRTPWTCRWTTSSPNNKPSHSRGRGRRNPASAAGGPAPARRYFHSCAANRSAAAPYHQLNFQPQQVPPAFGYVAQLTAMVTAPSTGLEITPTKLYISNLDYNISNEDIKDLFSEMGEIKCYSINYDKSGRSKGTAEEVFSTKAEALAALKKYNNVQLDGKPMKIEVIGINIEAPASAIFSFA; from the exons atgggccaagcccaacaAATCCACCCAAGTCCTCCCCAACCTTCGCCTCCTCCAccctgccgccgccgtcgccctggAGCAAATCCTGTGGGTTGGGAGcatggcggacgtgggttgggagCATGGCGGACGCCCTGGACATGTCGCTGGACTACCTCATCACCAAACAACAAGCCCTCGCACAGCCGCGGCCGCGGACGCCGCAACCCAGCCTCCGCAGCGGGAGGACCCGCGCCTGCGCGCCGCTACTTCCACAGCTGCGCCGCCAACCGCTCAGCCGCGGCACCCTACCACCAGCTCAACTTCCAGCCGCAGCAG GTGCCGCCGGCTTTCGGGTACGTTGCCCAGCTGACGGCCATGGTCACGGCGCCGTCCACTGGCTTGGAAATCACGCCCACCAAGCTCTACATCTCCAACCTCGACTACAACATCTCCAACGAGGACATCAAG GATCTATTTTCCGAGATGGGCGAGATTAAGTGTTACTCCATTAATTACGACAAAAGTGGAAGATCAAAG GGAACTGCAGAGGAAGTCTTTTCGACAAAAGCAGAAGCTTTAGCTGCTCTTAAGAAGTACAACAACGTGCAACTTGATGGCAAACCTATGAAAATTGAGGTCATTGGGATAAACATTGAGGCACCAGCATCTGCTATTTTCTCTTTTGCTTGA